The window TTCAGAGAGAGCTCCCTTTCTGTTTCCACTGTGTAAAGATACAGCAAGATATATGAGTCAGGAAGCAGGTCCTCATGACACCATATCTTCTGGCACTTGATCTtagactccagcctccagaagtgtgagaaataaTTCTTTTGTTTATAAGTCACCAAATCTGTGGTGCTGTTAGAGATGCCACAATGGACTAAGACAACATCTCATTCCTCTCCAGGTTCCCACTCTCATCAAATACACCTCCTATCTCTTCCTTGGCCTTTACATCTGCTGAACACTTAACTGGAACCACTTTCCTTGCCCTGTTTTGCACGTCTGGTGTAGTGGGAATTCCTAATAATGTACTTTCACAGCCTTCAGAAATTTCACAGAAATAGTACCTGGAAAAACAGCATGTATTAAGAAACTATATTGATGATTATTTTTCACGTCTTTCTTAGAATTACAGCCTTGTTACAAACCCCAGGGTCAGACCCAGAAGGGGTTATGAGTGGGATCATGAAAGCATGGACCTTGGAACGCCTAGCCCGTGTCAGGCATAGGCGCTGCCCGTGCACTTGCTAACGGCTCCCGAGACCAGCCCAGAAGGGAATGGCCTGGGGTAAACACACAGAGATCTGGACTGTGTCAGTGTAGTCCATGATGTTTAGGAGTATGTGACTGATATGGCCTGTGTGTTGAGAAAGATAAGATCTGAGAAAGTCTTGTAGTCTGCAGTTATGAATAAAAGCTGGATTCAGAGTAGACTCTGCACCTCAGTCCAATAGAGGCCACAGGGCCTCTATTGACCCCTTGCACCAGGTTTCATGTTCTGTCTTCCTTCTTGTCACTCGCTCCTGGACCATTAGGGCAACAGTCTGggtctttcttttgctttggatACTAGATAAATATGTACAGTATACCTTCCTTTCCTGTTACTCTCCATCTTATTGCCTGTTGTATTTCCTTTCCATCTATGAAGTATGTACACAATGGTTTAAACATCTGTCTCTTAAAGCGAAAATCCAGGCCCAAGTCCTTGTGATACTTTCTGCTTTCTTCATCAGTGCCTGGTATACAGTAGACGCTTATTGTTGAAGGAATAAAGAGGAAAGAATCTAAGTGGTTTTGGGGTTAGGAAAACTGGATATATAAAACTAAGGGTCACCAGTATTTAAATGCTTTAACTCAGAAAAGTGGATAAAATCATCCAGGAGTGTATCAAGTTAGAAGACAGGGGAAGAGCCCTGAAAAACTAGCATTTATGAGAAAGGCAGTAATTAAAATGATAACATCTAATCCTTACTGAGTGCTGTATGCCTCATTTCCCTTTTAGTTGAAAACATTTTCCCTTTATGGATGTGAATGCTCCCTGAGAGAACTGATCCCTGAGTGTGGGGAACTGATGCTCTCACTCTATAATAagagctgacatttattgagtttACTGAGTACAAGGCACTGTTTtaagcattttacatgtattaattcTCACAATACCATGAACATATTAACTGTTAATGAGAAACTAGAGACAGAAGAGTGAAGATACAGGATAGAGAGGATAATTAAGACAGCAAAGGCTCTGGCAAGGGGCCTAGCCGTGCACAGTAGAAGGGACATTTCCTCcactataaaaaggaaaagacagacgCAGAGAAGTGCACGTTTACGTGAGTTTAAACCACAACCTTTCATCATGGAATTCGAGTTCTCTATAATTCTAAtaacttgataaaaaaaaataaacttctaacATGGAGTTTTAATGGGCTTCATAGGAAGTAATAAAGAGCTGGGGGGAATAAGGAGTGGGAGGAGGCAATTCTGCTGTGTGTCTAGACATCTATCAAGTGCTAGGTATACCTGAAGCTTTACAGATCCTGAGATGGGCAACATGTGGAGACTGTATGGGTGGACCTCTGTTCTCGGGTGGGCCCCCTTCCCCACTCTTCTGTCCCAGAACTTCAATTTACCCTTGAGGATTCCAGGACTTGTTGCCTCAGTGAAATGCATGGTCACCGTGCTCTGGCCAGAGGGCAGCCCTGAGGCAGAGTCCACTCCTGGGAAATTTCATCATTAGATGGGAGACATGAGACATAAGACTGACTGGGTCTTCCCAAAACATACGACCTGAAGAAATCCCCAGTTTCTGCTCCCTGAAGCCCTGGAGCTGACCCAGGTCTCATCCTTCCAAAGGCTGGTCTTTTAGCCCTTCCTTCTGTTCCAGGAGCCACCCCACCCTTCAGATTCCTGTTTTGATAAGGCTAGTTAGAGCCAGCGTCCATTGCTTGCAATCCAAGGATCCTAGCCAACAGATACACTCCCTCACAGAATGTGCACCAAAGAATAACAGGTGGGTGGCATGGCAGTAGATCCAAGGGTGGCAGCCTCCACCCCTGAGCCTGTACCCAGTGTGGTCAGTCCTTATAGTGGGGATGGTTCTTTAGAAAGACTGACAGATCCCAGCTAGAACTCACCTTCTCAGCCACGGTCATAGTTTTAGCCCCTTTAGGCTCCATACCTAATAACTTCCGAGGTACCTGCTTTGGCAAAGGCCGTCAGTCTTGGCTCTACAGTTCTCATGCTCACCATTTCCACATCAATCCAGCCACCTATCCCCACTGCCACACTCTGGCAATGGAGGAGGTCTTTGTGAAGCCTCTGGGTCTGTAATAGGTTCTTTACTCAGCTTCCTTTGTGCCACTACAGTAGCTTGTACTGTCCCGCATCATGGACTGACTATACCACATTGTCATTATGTCTAGCTTTGGTAGTAGCTGCAAACTCTTCAAGGCTAAGACTGTAAGTCAGGGTTGAATACAGTGCTTTGCAATAAATGTTGAACAAACCAAACAATACACATAATATATGCAGTCAGGAGGCAACATTATAAAATCATGTGAAAAATCcctaaagaaacaacaaaaaaaccaaagaaCCAGTTAGAAGGTACATAACACCCCAcacctcaaaaaaaagaaaaaaaaaaaaaggcaggtgaGGACTGAGAATCTGGTCCACCAATGTCCAGGATTGTGTTCTCTGCATCAGCGTCAAACTATCTGATTCTTCCCACTGACATAACCCAGCTGCATAAGGAATACATCCAGGTCTTTGCAACTGTTTTCACATGTTCTCTCCCATATAAATGACTCAATTCAGTTCACAGTTAGCTTAGATTTCATGGCAaagtttatttgaagaaataaagaaaactacgACAATCTCCCCATTCCAACATCTACCCTTCTATGTGTGGACCAAGGGGCTGTAATGTGGGtgaggatggacagggaggaggtATGGTCCCACTGTGCAGTTATTTCTCTAGTTTTCAGCATGTGCCACCTCAGCCCTGAGTCCCTCTAACCTCGGCCTCTTGTTCAGAGCAGTGGCACTACCCTGAGAGTATATTAGGTCAGTGGCCATCTCCTGAGTTCACTGATCACATTTCAGTCCCTGTGATCAATATGAGTGATCAGCGGTGGTCAAAGGTAGACAAGAGACACAGACTGTGGAGAGAATACCTCTATTAAAGAGGGTTCTAAGTGACTCATGGAATTCTCAATTTGTTAAAGTGCTCAACTACAACATACAAAATAAAGGTGTTGAAAAAGTACCTACTGGTGAGAAAGTAATTTATAGACTGAAGGGTTTCCAGAAAAtcataacaaagaaaaatatataagatGACCTTTACTCATAAAATTTCAGCAATGATGAGAGAAAAGTAAAGCTTAGAGCTTAGTCTCTGGATTACTAGAACTCTGAATCAAACACATCTCTAGATGGAGACCAGCTCCCTTAACTTCTCATAGAGACTGAATTAAACATTTATCATAATTTTTCTTGCTCTACCTCCTCTCTCATCAAATACCTTCTAATCGGAAATTTAATCCAGTTTCCTGTACGAAAAGATCTATTACAGGCAACTGATCAGTGTATCTACAGCCTGTAAACCAGTTCCCATAGGACAGTTAGCAAAAACTTGCAAATCTGTCAGGTTGAGGCCCACACCCAAGAAGAGATCCGTAATATATCTATCCTTGTGGAATAATTAACAAGATACGGGACGTTGCTGctagtcctgtggttaggactctgcattgtCCACTGccggggtgcaggttcaatccctggtggcaTGCTACGAGGTATGGCCAAGAAAAAACCACCAACACCAACATCAAGATACAGGATCAGGGTACTGTGGTAGTGAGGGGTAATAAGTATCCATCAGCAGCAGTGGCTCCCTTGTCCTGAAAGTTAGCATATGGCCTCAGCAATCACTTGTAAGTCCAGTGAGCAGTGGCCCAGCCCTGACCCTTGCAGAGGTCCCTATGGCGAAGGAAACAAGCATGGACTCTGAACCGGCGACCACAGTGAGGACAGGCATGTAGGGCTCCAGCATGCGTCTTCATATGCTCTGTCAGATGGTGCTTCAGCTTGAAACGCTTGTTGCAGATGCCACAGCCAAAGGGTCGAAGGCTGAAGGTCAGCATGATGTGTCGGTCGCGCTTTGGCTTCACTGCAAAGCGCTTCCCACACAAACAACCAAAGCGTTTTCCATCTGCAGGGGGTGCGCCACCTAGCTTCACAGGCCCATGCACAGCCTGCCCTGCTCCTCCAGGTCCCCCACCCCCTGATAGGATTTCATTCCCATGAAGATCCACTGGTTTCCAGGATGGACCACCTCCTCCAGATGTTGTCCCTGCTCCTGAGGGCAGTAGGAACCCTAGTTCTCCATTCTCTTCAGTGTTCCCTGCTGGAAACACTTTGGTCTCCTCCTTTGCTCCTACAGACTGACTTCCGCCTCCTGCTATCTCCTCCTTGGACTCAAAGGGTTCCTGCTTGATGTAGAAGACTTTGGGGGGCAATGCAGTATGAGGAGCAGGAGGCTCAGGTGGGGCACTCTCACCCTCTGGAAGCCTGCAAGGAGTGGTGGAtgtgggcagggggtgggatgCAGGAGGGCGAGGAAAACTCCCTGATCCTCTCTGAGGCTGAGGAGTCTGAGAGGGTGCTGCTGACCCTTGGTcctcctcatcttcctcctcttcctcctcaacCTGAAGCTGTAACACATCTCCCAGttcactcccctcccctccaatcGGGCTCTGGGTAGAAGGAGAAGACTGTGCCGGGGTCTGGAAAGGGGAAGAGCGGATGCACCAGCCTCCTGTGGTGGAAAGAAGTGTGTGGAAAGGGGTCGCTCCTCGGGATGAAATCCCACCACCGGCGTTTTCCAGTTCTCTAAGGATCTCTGAGCACTGATCTACCACTTGCCACATCTGCAGGCCACTGGCCACAAGAAGGTGCGCAGGGAGAGCATCCAGGGGCAGACGGAGGTGCCCCGAATAAATGAGCTGGAGCAGCCCCTCGAAGGCATCGGCTTCGATAACGTTGGGTAGGGTGAGACGCGGTGCATCCCCCAGAAGTAGTTTGTCGTGGAAGTAAGGAGAAGCGGCGGCCAACACTGCTTTGTGGGCCCTCAGTTCGCGGCCCTGCACCAGGAGAGAGACGTCACAGAACTTTCCCTCCAGCCTGTGGCGGTTCAGGGCCTCCAGCAGCAAAGAGCTGTGCTGAGGGAACTCGATCTGGATCGTCCGTGGGGCTGGGTTGCAGGCTGGAGAGGGGGCTACGGGAGGCAAAGGCGTCGAGGTATCCATGGCctcctgaggaaaaaaaaaaccccagaggGTCGGGTACAGGAGGTGAGGGGGCGGGGGAGAGCCCCTGCGCGACGAACGCTGTGGAGGAAAGAGGGGGTCACAGAAGCTCTGGATAAGGAAAATCGTATCTCCCTAAGCAACGTCCGCCTCCGCTGCACCCCAACGTATGGGAACTTTTCGGTCGCCGGTAGTTCAGGCAGAACAGTCCCACACACTCCCCCGCCGAGAAAACGAAAACAAACCACAACAAAACACCAACCGGGGCTTGAACTTGCAGGGCCTGTGGCGAGGAGGAGGTCCTTCAGCCGTGAGCCGGATCCCGCCGGCCCGGTCGGCTTCTTCCCGCCGTTCCGCTTCCCAACTCACGTGCCCGCAGAGTCCAACTCCCTGGCAGGCACCCGGGGACCGCGAGCGCCAGCCGCTTGGCTCTTCCTGCCGCCACGCCCCCACGGGTACACACGCGGTGCTGCGCCCAGAGCGGCTCTGCAGCAACCGCGCCGCCTCGGCCGGAAGCCGCCTCCTCCCCGCCGGAAGCGGGCCCCAGGGAGTTGGGCGGGGCCAGGGAGGCAGCCAATAGGAAGGCGCCGGCCTACAAGCCTCACGTCGATTGACCACGCCGGCTAGAAGGCGGTGCTGGCGGGAGGCAGTAGACCGGGCCCGGGCCGCAGAAGGGATGAGAAGGCGCAGCCGGTACCGAGGGCGCGATCAATGAGCCATGCCAGTGATTAAATGCAACGCCTGCCCCCGATCGGTGCTGAGATTAAGAAGGCACCTAGCATATGGGCTAGGTATTGTTCGCATCTCCTTCTATCCCACGCCCCCTCCCCCGACCTGCCACCCGCGAGGTAGGAGTTCCCATCCTTTCCTCAGGGAAAGCCGAGACGGCAAGTGCTGGCCCAGTGGCCGGCTCCACAAGGCTGAGGCACCAAGTTCTTTCCTCCGTTCCGTACGGGAGCACTTTAACCAACAATGAAATAATCTTCACTTCTAGGTAATTATTTTTAAGGGACATGTAAATGTACACTTGCAGTTTTTTATCAGATAATGCTGCTGTTCCTTAACCTCTTTATTCTTGGGGTTAAGTGGCGCAGTGAGACACATGGGGGAAATTTGGCCTGTGCAAAAACCTCTACTCTAAAACAGTGCTGGTTGGGAGAGCGATATTCTAGAGCCAAGACTGGCGTCACACAAGGATACAGAATTTCTCCCAAGCTGTCAGCTTCCTCTCAGAAAGCAGTTCCTGTCACCATGCTGATCCTCCCGGAGGTCCGAGAGTAGGAAAGTCAGCACCGCGATAAAAGAACAATCTCCGTTTATTAAACATGATTTTTCTGTTTCACCACACActccagaaaaaaaggaaatggggCTGGGAGTGGAAGAAAAGGGGCAGTGGTGGGGGAGAGAgtaggctgggggtggggtggggtggggagggagaacgagaaaacaaaataaaacaggtaGGAAGAACATCTCCCTACCCTCATGGGTGGAGAGAGAAtcgtggtggggagggggccaggAAGCGCTGTACAGAGGGGTTGCCCccagcccacacacacacaccccggaTATGTACAGTACAAATCCCAGATAATTACAACAGCCaaagaacagaagaggaaaggggGTCCAGGGGTAGGGTCTGAGGTTGGGAAAGCAAGGAAGGGCACAGGGATAAAATTTCACATATTTACAACTTTTATATAAGTATAAATTTGGCCCCGGCTGGGTGTCTGTGTGTAGGGGGATGGGACTGAAGGGGAACTGTCCATACAAAAGAAAAGGGTGGAGTCCGAGAAGTCTCAATACCAAACGCAAGAAGGGATGAGGGGGCAAGGCTGGGTAGAGGACAGCAGTCAGGGAAGAGGGGGTGCCAAGGAGGgccttctctcctcctatgaCCGACCCACCCCAAACCCCATCCATCCTACCTCCCCTATCCCGCCAGAGAGCTATGTACAGAGAAACACCGAAAAATTGTGGAGCTGGCGGGAGGGAGAGACGTGGATGgagattggggggggggggggaggatgAGAGGGAAGCCCAGCCCTGTCCTACCTCCCCCAGGGGACAGAGTCATGGAAGGGGGCCCCCAACACCCCTCCTCCAACACAGGTCCCCCTGCCCTGGGGAAGAAAGACATGGCTTTTCCTAGAGTAAGTTCCCCCCTCCCCCTGGGAGTAGAGACcaagggtggggggcaggggggctgTGTGTGTCAGGGTAGGGCAGATCAGCTAGTCTGTCCTCCCCAACATACACCCCCCTCCTAAACCCTAATCCCTCCCCTGAACCTCAGTTCCACCCCACCCAACacactgggggaggggggggcctgAGCCCCCTCACCCCGCTCTGGGACCAGCCAAGAGCAGATCAGGTATGGGAAGAAAGGGAGACAAGTCCCATTCCCCCTTTgccgccccctccctgccccggtGGCCCCTCCACCCCATCTGGGttctgggtggggagggagagtatTTGAGagtggtaggaggagaaggagtttGTGCGTGCTGAGCCCCCCCAGACGCTCCTGAGAAATCAAGGGGTAATAGGACCCCCTCACCTGGGGTCCCCTCCCCATAACAAGGGGGACAGGGGAGGCCAAAATGGGGCGGTGGAGGGGAGTTAGATTGTCAGCTCTGGTTACTGCTAAAAAATCACCCTGAAGTTGAAAGTTTGGAGGTGCCGCACccccagggtgggggtgagggtctGTCCCCCAGTGCTCAGGGGAACGATGAGGCAGAGGATGGGGATAGCACCCCGGAGTGAAGGGGTCTGTGTCCTGGGGCAagggtccttggggtcacagggGACAGCACCCCAGCaggaaggaaaagggggcagTTGAGGGTCCCCACTCTCCCTCCCAGAAATggtgcagtgggggtggggggctggtgcCCTGCAAGGAGGCGTTCAGGGAGGCGATCCCGCTGTCCCTCGGCGACGTCCAGTCCTGGTGGTTGGTGCCATTCCAAGGTGGGGtgcacagggagggaggaggaggtctGAGATGCTGGGTGGGCTAGTGGTCTGCGGTGTTTCGGAACTCGCCGTTCTCAGTGATCTGCagccggggtgggggaggtggggctgggggggccAGGCCGTTCCAAGGTGGGGCCAGCGTCACACGCGGGTTTGTTGGACCCAAGGGGGGAAGCTGCCTCTCCTGCAAGATACCAAAGAGGAGAGCGCGGACTTATTGAGACGCTTCGCGGGGGCCTGGCTGCCAGCCCCCAAGCAGTGGCCTCCCCCAGAGCCAGCCCACTCCACCAACtgtcccacccccttcccccaggAGACCCCTCCCACCCACATCCTCCTCGTTTGTTCTCACCTGCAGGAGAAGGTACATCATCTGGAATCAGGGAGAAGAGACTCTCACCCCGACTCCTAACTGGGGCCTTCAACCCCAGGAGTCACACCAGGAACCCATTTCAAAAGAGGTCAGTTTCCTATCTCACCCCCAAGCTAACCCTGGCACCTTCCGCTGCCCAGGGCCCCCTCCCAGGCCACCACCAACCTGAGGTGGGAACTTAGTGCAGAGGGAACAAGGAAAGGCAGTACAGCAAAACCTCATTAATCCaaacccccatggactggaattttttcataatttgaaCAAAAACTGGGCTTGAGTTTTCCTTTATCTGTGAAGAAAGAGTGTGCTAAGCAAATTAATAGTAGAAACCTGTCTGTGGGAGGGAATATTTAATCTATACCAGAAAACAGACTTCAATCCTATCCATTCATTAACACATGCTCCCTGAGGGCCCTGAGTGGAAAAGCCTCGTTCATGGAGTTCTACTTACTGTATATATTCTGAAGACATGCATTTCATTAAACAGATACTGTCATTCAGTTTTGTCACTTATTCAGAGTGGCCATCTCCTCAAATACAACATTCTAAATTAGAGAGGTTTAACTGTACTGGGGTGAAGGAATGGGATTCAGGGAAGTAATGTGGGAAGGGAAAAATACTGTGGGAGGGCTGCCTCTCTCTCATGCTGATGTCAGAAAGGAAGGACCAGGAGCTCCTGCAGAGACGCAGCATGCCCCAAGCTCTGCGTCCCCAGGAAGCAGAAGGACTTCGTTCCTCTCCACCCCCACGTTCCTTTCGTTCCCTCACCCTGGGCTCCCAGTTACAGGGTGAGGGGGGACTCCCACCCCTGGTCCTATTCTACCCCTTCCTACTCTTCCTGGACCAACTCCTGTCTCCTCCCTTCAGCTCTGGCTTCTGTTCCTCTGCTGGGAGTGGAGAAGAACACCATGTATTCTATGCTTCAGGTCGCTcatttggcttttaaaaatacagacataaaattaatttttatgttaatGGTTGAGTTGCAGAGGGACCAAAACCTGAAGGGGGTTTAGAAAAAGTGTCCAAGTTATTTCCTGGGATATAGAGCATTGAAGCCTAGCAACCGAGCTGTGTCTGACGGAATCGCTAAAGACGTTAacaacattccaggcagaagctCCCGGATTAGTCGTCTTCACCTCTCAGAAGGTCACCCAAACCCAAGATTTAAGCAAAGCTGCCCTCTTAGCTACAGAGTATCTCCCACACTTTCCAGGAGTCAGCGAGAGAGGAAGTCACGTGCAGTAGGGCATCCTGAGTGTGGCGGGAGAGCAGGGGAAGGAAACCTCAGACTCCCTTCCCTCTGCTTGTCTGCATGCCCCCTACACCCCCAGGGACCCAAATTTAGAAAGGAGATAAATTAGGGTGCCattattcattttacaaaagaattcGCCACAGGAGTCCTTTAAATGGTGAGGTCCCCTGGTGCCTGGCAGCATCTGTTTTCAGCTCACTAACTATTTTGACAGAGAGGCTGGGCAGGCAGAGAGTTAAAATTACAGAGTGAGGAGCCACTGCCCACTGCAGATCCATCCTgcagaaaataaagcctctcagaAGTGATGTCGCTGGTTGACAGTTCCCATTTACTGGCTTTTCAGGTAGGGTTCTGTGTCCGGCAAGGCCACtggggagcaggagaaggggagtggATGGCATCAGCAGCCAACCTAGCATCTCTGCCTGAAATCAACACGGCTCCCAGCCCATGATTTTATCTAGGAAGACATCTCCTGCCACTGCCAACTCCCACACCACGTGGGCCAGTCCACATCCTAACATCCATCAGGGTCTCCTTTCTTGATCCTTCTCCTTGCTCCACTCACCCTTACTATCTTGACATCTGAATGGCACCCTTTCCAAGCCCCCCAAAGTCTCCCTGCATTAACTACACACTCTTAACTCCCACCCAGCAGGGCCGAATAGGAGCCCCAGATGTTGTCTACCTCACAGATgtagggaaggaagaagagaaacaggTGAGGGGTAGAGGGAAGGAGGGCTCTCCACAGAaccagaggaagggagaaggaagaggaaacccCAGCCTACCTGCTGCAGCCTCACAGCCCCTTTAGCCAGCGCCCCCCCCAACCCAGCATCACAACCCCTCCTTAACAAACCCTACCCCAACGTCCCAACCCCCAAGGACGCTTTGGTGAAATGGGGGGTGACAGACATACACTGGAGAGGTTAGAGGAGGAGGCAGGGTCAGGGGAGGTGCGGGGAGGTGGTGTGGGGAGGCACTGTGATCTAGGGGTGTGCAGGCGTCCAGGGTAAAGTGCTTGGTAGGGAGCAGGGGTCCCTGAACGGTTCTAGGAGGCGGCAGGGAAGTGCTCTGGGGCAGTGCCTGGGAAGATGGGTCTGTACAGGTGTCCGGAGGGTCGCATCTGGGGAGGTCCTCAGGTGTGGGGGGCAGCCGTGAACCGGGGAGGGGCTCTGGAGAGTCAGAGGGAGTGGGCTTCACGACCAACCTGCAGTGGTCCGGAGTCACCTCCCCCTGTGTCCTCCGCCCGTGGTCAAAGCGGAACCAGGAGAATTACCTGATGAGGAGCTGCAGGGGGAGAGAGTGGGGTCAAGGGGTCAGGAGCCTTGGTGGTTCTAGGGGGGAGCCTGGAGGTCagagcagaggagagagaagcACGGGTGGGCAAGTGAGCCGAACTGGGGGGAGGGAAACAAGGGGTTAGAGGACGGGAGGGAAGTCCTAAAAGCTGGCTGCGGGGTGAGAGGGTGGATGGCAGGAGCTGGGGCAGTCGGGCAGGTATGAGGACCAGAGGGGGTGCAGGGCCGAAGAAGGCGGGCTGGGCTTTAAACacaggcaggaggggagggctCAGAGTGTGGGGCCGGGGGGTGGGCTTCAAGATCCCAGGAGCTGGGAAGAGGCCTAG of the Bubalus kerabau isolate K-KA32 ecotype Philippines breed swamp buffalo chromosome 3, PCC_UOA_SB_1v2, whole genome shotgun sequence genome contains:
- the ZBTB9 gene encoding zinc finger and BTB domain-containing protein 9, giving the protein MDTSTPLPPVAPSPACNPAPRTIQIEFPQHSSLLLEALNRHRLEGKFCDVSLLVQGRELRAHKAVLAAASPYFHDKLLLGDAPRLTLPNVIEADAFEGLLQLIYSGHLRLPLDALPAHLLVASGLQMWQVVDQCSEILRELENAGGGISSRGATPFHTLLSTTGGWCIRSSPFQTPAQSSPSTQSPIGGEGSELGDVLQLQVEEEEEEDEEDQGSAAPSQTPQPQRGSGSFPRPPASHPLPTSTTPCRLPEGESAPPEPPAPHTALPPKVFYIKQEPFESKEEIAGGGSQSVGAKEETKVFPAGNTEENGELGFLLPSGAGTTSGGGGPSWKPVDLHGNEILSGGGGPGGAGQAVHGPVKLGGAPPADGKRFGCLCGKRFAVKPKRDRHIMLTFSLRPFGCGICNKRFKLKHHLTEHMKTHAGALHACPHCGRRFRVHACFLRHRDLCKGQGWATAHWTYK